The genomic DNA ATTGGCAAAACAAGCTGCGGGCTGCGTAACCATCCAATACGGCGAAACCGTCGTCTTGACCGCTGCGGCTACTAGCGCACCGCGACCCGGCTTGGACTTCTTCCCACTGACATGCGATTATCGCGAGCGGATGGCTGCGGCCGGTAAGTTCCCAGGCGGTTTCCTCAAGCGTGAGGGACGCCCGACCATGAAAGAGACCCTGACCGCGCGATTGACCGATCGCCCGATCCGCCCACTGTGGCCAAAGGGCTACAAGGAAGAGGTTCAAGTCCAATCGTTTGTCCTCAGCAGCGACGGCCAAAACGATGGCGACGTGCTGGCGATGAACGGTGCAGGTTGCGCACTGTTGATCAGCCCACTGCCATTCCAAGGCCCCGTCGCTTCGGTTCGCGTTGGCAAGATCGACGGCGAATTGGTCGCCTTCCCAACCGTTGACGACCTCGACGAAAGCGAATTGGACCTGATCGTCAGCGGCACCCAAGACGCCGTCACGATGATCGAAGGCTTCGCTCAAGAGATGCCCGAAGACGAGATGGTCGACGCGATCCTCTTCGCTCACGGCGTAATCCGCGAGATCATCGCACTGCAACAAGAACTCTACGATCTGGTCAAGCCAGAGAAGATCGAATACACGCCGCCAGAAGACGACGGCCTGTTCGATCGCCTGAAGAGCGCTTATTACCAAGAGTTCAAGTCGCTCAAGCAAACCGCTGGCAAGCAAGACCGCGCCGAAGCGTGCAAGGCACTCAAGGAACGCGCTAAAGCTGAGATCATCCCCGATCCAAACGCTGAAGGCGCTGTCTGCCCGAACCGCTTCTCGCACGAATGGCACGAACTCGATTCGCTGATCGTCCGCGAACTGATCCTCGCCGGCACTCGCCCCGACGGCCGCGACCATGCCAGCCTGCGTCCGATCTACTGCGAAACCGACCTGCTGCCACGCACCCACGGTTCTTCGCTGTTCCAACGCGGTGAAACTCAAGCGCTGATCACCGTCACCTTGGGAACCAAGCGCGACGAACAACGCGTCGACGGACTGCACGACGAATTCAGCAAGAAATTCATGCTGGATTACAACTTCCCATCGTTCTCGGTCGGCGAATGCCGCCCGATCCGTGGCCCAGGACGTCGCGAAATCGGACACGGTGCTTTGGCTGAACGCAGCATCGCACCAGTACTGCCCGATGCGGACACCTTCCCCTACACGATCCGCGTGATCAGCGACATCCTGGAAAGCAACGGATCGAGCTCGATGGCTTCGGTTTGTGGTGCTACTCTGGGCCTGATGGCGGCTGGTGTACCAATCACCAACCCCGTCGCTGGCATCTCGGTCGGCCTGGTCAAAGAGAACGACAAGTGGGTCCTGATCACCGACATCCTGGGCGACGAAGATCACTTCGGCGACATGGACTTCAAGATCTCGGGAACACAAAACGGTATCACCGGCATCCAACTGGATCTGAAGATCTGGGGCATCAGCGAAGACATCATTCGCGCCACCCTGAAGCAATCGCGCGAAGCTCGCATCGAGATCCTTCGCAAGATGCTGACCACGATCTCGCGTCCTCGCCGCGAGATCGCTGCAACCGCACCACGCCTGCTGCGCACGAAGATCGAACCAGCGAAGATCGGCATGCTGATCGGCCCTGGCGGCAAGAACATCCGCGGTATCCAAGAATCGACCGGAACCGTGGTCGAAGTCGACGACGACGGCAACGTATTGGTCGCCAGCGACAACCTGGAATCGGCTCAAGAAGCGATGAAGTTGATCGAAGCTTGCACCGCAACCGTTCAGATCGGCAAGATCTACGACGGTACGGTCAGCAGCATCAAGGACTTCGGGGCGTTTGTTGAAATCCTGCCCGGACGCGACGGCCTGGTTCACATCAGCGAACTGTCCAGCGGATTCATCAGCGCGATCGACAGCGTCGTCAAGGTTGGTGATCCGATGAAGGTCTTGGTCATCGACATCGACGAGCACGACCGCGTCAAGCTGAGCCGTCGTCAAGCGATCGACGAACTGGGCATCGAAGACGAAATGGCTTCGGCAGTCGAAGAAGGCGGAGAAGACCGTGGCGGCAGCCGCGACGGTGGCGACGACGATCGCCCTCGCTCGCGTGGACGTCGCAGCGGCGGCGGTGGTGGCGGCGGACGCGGACGCGGCCCACGTCGCGACTAAGCTCTCCTCAAGCTTTCAATCCTGAAAGCTGAAGAGCCTAACAGCCAAAGAACCTAAAATTTGCAAACCGTCGCCTGGATTCAGGCGACGGTTTTTTCGTTGGATTCACCAACCGCATCGCACACCAACACGAAACACCGACTCCAACAGCACTCGGCACGGAACCAGGGGACCGGTCATCGCGACGGTCAAAAAGCCCCAAACCAACAACAACCTTCACTCTCGCGACAACAGCAACAACTCTGGTCGCAGACGAAACTCAACCATTGCGGACCCTCATCGCTGCGGTTTGTGCCGACACAAAACAACGCCAGCGACCAGCCTGCATTGCCAACCGAAACGTCCCATCTTCAACCAACCGTCGCCAACGGGCTCGCTCTGCAGACGGCCGCGAGCGCGACAGCTGTAGCCCCACCGAAATCGCCCCCTTATGATAGAGACATTCACGGCGACGCTTCGAGCCGAACCGTCGCATGCAAAAGACAAAAACCCTTCCTCTACTGAAACCACATCACTACACCCGAAAGGTATCAACCGATGGCAATCGTGCTGCATGAAGATTTCGACACCGGGCTACTGGAAGTTAAAGTCAGCGACAAACTGAGCAAAGAAGACTACGAGCATTTCGAACCGGCGGTCGAACGCCTGATCGAATCGTGCGGCAAAATCAAAATCCTGCTCGAGATGCACGACTTCCACGGCTGGGAGATGGGAGCCGTCTGGGAAGACATCAAGTTTGCGACCAAACACTGCCGCGACATCGAAAAGATCGCGATGGTCGGCGAAACCAAATGGGAAAAATGGATGTCGGCGATCTGCAAGCCGTTTACCATGTCGACGATCAAATATTTTGACGCCGGCCAGGACCAAGAAGCCCGCCAATGGCTGGCATAAGCGGCGCCAGCAACGCGAACTGAAAGCGATGCCGTCGTTCAACCTATCGATGACTGAAGCGACAACCAGCATCGATCGACGGCAAATAGAGAAAACCGCCAAGCAAAACTAGCTTGGCGGGGGAGGTTGGACCAAGCACAAACAGAGCCCTGCAGCGGCAGACTTCGCCCGCTAGGCAGGTGCACATACAACCAAACATCACTCACACAACCGACCCGAAACCAATCAGACCAAGCTGCGAGCCGCTAAACCGCCACGCACAGTGCTTCGACAACCCGAAAGCACACTTCAGCTATCCGGCAATTCGTCATAGGCGACACTAAAAACCTCCGGTGCGTAGTACGTCTTTGGCGACACTCCACTCAGCTCTTTAAGGATCCCAGCGTCTGCCAACCTTTCCATGTCCGATTTTGCTGTTGGATAGGAAATGCCCAGCAACTCCGGCACATCTGACACCCGGATAAAAGGAGACCTGAAAATTTCCTCCATGATTGTGTACAACCGAACATTCCCGCCGACCTTATTGAGCCGGCCGTTGAAGTCCTCACGGATCGCCAACAGTCGCTCACATCGCGTAATCGTAGCTTTCGCTTGAGCTACTGTCGCATGCAAGCAAAACTCAACCCAAGCCGACCACTTAGCCTGAGTACTGACCTGGAAAAGCCTGTCAATGTACTCGTCGCGATGCTGCTCAAAGAACTCGCTTAGATAGAGCCAAGGCTTCGTCATCGCACACTTCTGCTGCATCATGATCGCAAGCAGCAGGCGGCCAATTCGCCCATTCCCATCGTTAAAAGGGTGAATTGTTTCAAACTGATAATGCATCAGGAAGCAGTTCACCAAGGGATCGTAGCGAGAATCTTCTACATGAAAGTAGCTTTCCATTTCGTACAAGCACCCCATAACGCTCTCGGGTGGCGGTGGAACAAACCTCCTGGAGCCTCCTATGGCAACTTGACAGTTTCGAAAATTCCCTGGATTCTTGTCGCGACCACGCACACCACCAAGCAAGATTCGATGCATATCTCTCAGTAGACGCAGGCACAGCGGGCGACTGTCGTTCACTCCCAAATGCAGGGCACGGCGATAATTAAAAACTTCCCGGTGATCGTTCCTAGGATCCCGGTCAGACGTCGGCACCCGTGGCTCCAATTCAAACAACAGCAACTCCTGAGGCGTCGCGTACGTTCCCTCAAGCCGCGACGAGCGAATCGCCTCCCGATCTTCAAGCGGTCGCAAGAGAATGCCAGGGTTAGGGAGAACCCTGCCGATCCCCTCCAATATGCCAATCTGGCTCTTCGCTTCGGCAAGAAGCGGCCAAAGCCGCCCCGGAAACTCCCACCCCGGCGGGAGCGAGTCGGGCACAAATGCGATTTCGTTGCCTGCAATCGAAACGATCGCTCCGGGACTGACTTCCGAAAACAGCGATTTCTTCACGATTCACCAAGCTCAAATGGCCTCGATTAAAAAAAACACCCCTAAATTTTAATCGAGGCGAGGCGTATTAAAAAGCCAGCGGCAGCACGAACAAGCCCCTCCCTTGCCATCGCCGCAGTCGCGATGCTCCCAGACTGCCGCCCTCGATCGAAAGCAGGACGCGACTCCGAATGCGACCACCCCCTTCCGCTGTCTGCCTGGCGGCAAGCACCTCAGCTGACCACCGCGTCCGAACTACCGCCCCGCAACTGACAACCGAACAACTTCGGGCAAGCGACCGCAATCCTGCTCTGCTGACAGCAAGAGGCTCCAAAATCAAGCACGACAGGGCCAAAAGCGGCCAACCACAGCCCCCTCTCTCGGCTACAATGCCACACCCCCGCGGAAATACGAACAGGGAAAAGCGAGACACCCTAAATCGCGGCTGACTTGCACCATCGAAACAGCTCAGGCGAAATCGGCATGAAGTTGAGATTCAGGCGAAGCATCAAACCCCCCTTCGGTCGGTTCACGGTGACGAATCGCAACATCACCCAATCGTTCAGAACCCCCATCGGAACTTTCAGCAATCCACTATTCAGTAGTTCACGATCACGGAAAGGAACAGCAAACGGCGGATCGAGCCTGGGATGCCTCGGGGGCTTGGCAGTCTGCCTGTTTGCTGCGTGCTGTGGTTTCTGGGGACTCCTGGAGTTCATTTCGCCGGCGGCAACAAGCCGGACCAACAACGCTCCAGCCACAAGCATCGAAGTGGTTGATTCAGATGCGGCGAAGGAGGCAACCAGCACAGCACGGAACCTAACGCCAGCACCTGCCGAGTCGCCCGACGCAACTGATGCGTTGCAAACTCCTACCGCAACCAGCGCTCAAGAATCACCACCAAGCA from Rosistilla oblonga includes the following:
- a CDS encoding polyribonucleotide nucleotidyltransferase, whose amino-acid sequence is MNKFRVEKKIGKNTLILESGQLAKQAAGCVTIQYGETVVLTAAATSAPRPGLDFFPLTCDYRERMAAAGKFPGGFLKREGRPTMKETLTARLTDRPIRPLWPKGYKEEVQVQSFVLSSDGQNDGDVLAMNGAGCALLISPLPFQGPVASVRVGKIDGELVAFPTVDDLDESELDLIVSGTQDAVTMIEGFAQEMPEDEMVDAILFAHGVIREIIALQQELYDLVKPEKIEYTPPEDDGLFDRLKSAYYQEFKSLKQTAGKQDRAEACKALKERAKAEIIPDPNAEGAVCPNRFSHEWHELDSLIVRELILAGTRPDGRDHASLRPIYCETDLLPRTHGSSLFQRGETQALITVTLGTKRDEQRVDGLHDEFSKKFMLDYNFPSFSVGECRPIRGPGRREIGHGALAERSIAPVLPDADTFPYTIRVISDILESNGSSSMASVCGATLGLMAAGVPITNPVAGISVGLVKENDKWVLITDILGDEDHFGDMDFKISGTQNGITGIQLDLKIWGISEDIIRATLKQSREARIEILRKMLTTISRPRREIAATAPRLLRTKIEPAKIGMLIGPGGKNIRGIQESTGTVVEVDDDGNVLVASDNLESAQEAMKLIEACTATVQIGKIYDGTVSSIKDFGAFVEILPGRDGLVHISELSSGFISAIDSVVKVGDPMKVLVIDIDEHDRVKLSRRQAIDELGIEDEMASAVEEGGEDRGGSRDGGDDDRPRSRGRRSGGGGGGGRGRGPRRD
- a CDS encoding STAS/SEC14 domain-containing protein, which translates into the protein MAIVLHEDFDTGLLEVKVSDKLSKEDYEHFEPAVERLIESCGKIKILLEMHDFHGWEMGAVWEDIKFATKHCRDIEKIAMVGETKWEKWMSAICKPFTMSTIKYFDAGQDQEARQWLA
- a CDS encoding Fic family protein — protein: MKKSLFSEVSPGAIVSIAGNEIAFVPDSLPPGWEFPGRLWPLLAEAKSQIGILEGIGRVLPNPGILLRPLEDREAIRSSRLEGTYATPQELLLFELEPRVPTSDRDPRNDHREVFNYRRALHLGVNDSRPLCLRLLRDMHRILLGGVRGRDKNPGNFRNCQVAIGGSRRFVPPPPESVMGCLYEMESYFHVEDSRYDPLVNCFLMHYQFETIHPFNDGNGRIGRLLLAIMMQQKCAMTKPWLYLSEFFEQHRDEYIDRLFQVSTQAKWSAWVEFCLHATVAQAKATITRCERLLAIREDFNGRLNKVGGNVRLYTIMEEIFRSPFIRVSDVPELLGISYPTAKSDMERLADAGILKELSGVSPKTYYAPEVFSVAYDELPDS